tatcagcaacatatcttataattttatgaaactcaTTTTTTGGTTAAAGCTGTCTCTATTTAATGTGAGAAAaatgagaatatatatatacatatatatatatacatatatattNTATGTTATGTTATGATATAtgttatagatatatatatatatgtataatatataataaaaactgttttaactcATCAGCTCAGCAGCCAACCACAAAAATACATGCCTGCTAACGAAACAAGTACAGGagagagaatttttaaatgagcaCATccctataataattaaatttagattttatttaatccttgtcttaataaatatgttcattaaaatcctttcccaataattaaatttcagtgaaaataGTTAATTCTATGCACAGATACAACTTAATTGCTATTCCAtatgcattaatattaaaaaccatTGAATTCAAAGTTGAAAAGTTGACTAAAATGTTtggcattaataaaatatcagttattaatttttccactccaactcattttaattttcctaagtttatattaaatgagaattacaatttcagcaaaaataataGACATCTTGCCAAATCATAAATTCCTTACTCATTCTTAgtcaaatgtttaataaattttaattaccattaCCCACttgattttcttataaaaagataaaacactGCTTGTGTTCTGTCCTTTCAGTGGTACTtccattttctttgtaaaaattataaactcagaattcaattttaaattgcaatttcaaCTAAATTTCTAGTCATTTCGAAAATgacatcaaaacaaaatttggttGCTGATTACTTATTGCTGATTACTTATTTGGGTGGACGGAAAAAAGTGtaccgaaaaagaaaaaagcgaGAAGAAAAGCACAgaaaaagtaacgaaaaaaaagaacGGTACGTCAAAGAACAGTACGTCGCTAGAATATACAAAAGAAGAATAGTACAAAAGGAGAACAGTACGTCGTTAGCAATTACATGGGTCAgaatttatagaattaaatatttatacgaaTGGAAttagatatgtttaaaaaaaattttatatgaatttattacataagattaatttgaaaatcacgAAAAGGACATTTCCCTACTAATTCAATTTATCAAGTTGATTAGATTATTAAGCAATTATGAAATTGTTCTGAATTTCAAGAATaacatttattgtattataaattaatattaaaatttaattaattgatttttttgttcaaaaatttaattaaaattaaatctttcatatatattttttaaattgagatatatataataatacagTGATACCAGTGAGGTGCATTGCTTTAGTGGTCAACAAATAAAAAGGAATGAGTGATTGCTCTATCATTTCTTaaatcatgttatttttatgctCTATCATTTcttatataatgttatttttatatgtttcatattatgttctattaaatatattatataattgtattgcatgcaattaaaaaaatatctatcatcaaaaattactcattccctccaagcttcaattttaaattttgttcgtacgttagttaatttttttaagaatgtatcTAGTTATACCAGAATCAAATCagttactaaattaataaaattgttaaagtggtgctctttactctgttttttttttctagtgccTTTTCTCGGAACTCtttttaccttcttttttttcgtgCTTTTTCTTAtgggactttttttttcatgaatcaaCTGTTGGAATTCctaatatgaaaaatacattgCAATTAGGGATATGTCAAATTTTCAGAACCATATCAATGTTATTTCAAGGAAATGAAAAGTGTGGGCAAATCTGTTTAACCTAGAAAAGTTGCCTTAACATAGGATCGTACCAAGAGagaatatattaattctttaatcttaaacaagttaaacttttaagtaaaacatTCGAGgctatttcttttcatttgcaatttaaaacttGGCCACGCCTCTAGTTAAGAGTTCCAAGAGGAAAATGCTTATATAAGCAAATCTATTAGCAACAAAAGGTTTCACCCTACAGCATATTAAGAACTAACCATGTCGCAAAGTAATACTACTTTATAacgttaaaataaattcgatcatgcttatttaataagagtttaatgataaaaaggAATGTACGAAACATAACAGAATATTCATTCGCATTTGGctaaatgcaatatatttaactctcacgaaaagaaacttttttaaacaccaCTAATGCCGatcgaaattttcttttttcacaaaacCTTTACAtgttttagaaattgttttggATTGAATCCTTCggagatatttttcaaaaaattaagatgcaaaatttaatccgaatttaacttaaagaacttaaagaaacttttaataaattttaatttaataaacttatagaatttaatataataaacttattttaatttaatgaacttatgtaatttaataaacttatgtaatttaataaacttatgtaatttaataaacttatggaaGTAATATATAActgtattgttataaataatgtatcGATATCTTTTAGAGGGTTAATCTTTTGATGagttcaaaatattaacaaaactaataaagtatttcaaattgataaattttttcttaaaaaaggatGACTAGTTGTAAATGTATTGTTTAGATGTcacaatacaataaatataaatattgatctATTTTAGAATTGCTGAAGAGTCTTGATCATTTTGTAAGTGAGGAAAGTTTCTTTCCGTAGCCTTCAAATTAAtccttatatattaattaatgaattaattttgaaacgaaatatctaatttagaatgaataaatgtttaattacattaaattctgACTCAATTACTAACGAATTTTCCCGGGCAATTACCCTATAACCTAATTTTTGCCAAGTGTATAATAGAGACACAAGCAGTGTATTATACactcgaaattttaaaataaaatggaaaaataaaagtcaaaagaaatatgtatgtaaaaaaaaacctagtCTATTGAGGCCGAATGGTTACAGTCGAGCGATATAACTTCTGCTGTACGACTCGCAGTTCTGTTCTCTTTCAGCTTCGCTACATGCTCTCGCCTcaattggtgacccggacgtgaatcttcgtaaaaatattttacttacctTTGCTCTTATTTTCCTTAATTGGTTGGTGAGTCACGGTGACTCTCAATTAGGTGAGCCAGGTTCGATCCCAGCGTTGGCTGATTGATTCGAATTCTGCTCCTGgctcgcacagaccacagtgctgacatgaaatagtctcagtggtagacggatgatgggttagaatcctttttttcagtcaagctaaccgtgggaggttttcgtggttttctatgtaacacaaatgctggttagttgcTGTCTAGAAGTCCTTCcggaaggctagtttgtcccaatgcttgattcaagagttccctggctttctggattgagttcaaaattacaaggctttgGAAGTCAACATTGATTGTTGTTAACTCGGAATTGGAtcggaattaaaaaatgaaataagacaTTGGTTGGTTTGCTAACGTTTGAGATACCTTTGTTAGTcctcagttaaattttaatttgtaacaatttatgtaaatagTTGTTGActtcatactttttttgaaaaattccaaaaatacgaAAAAGAGCAGCAATCTTCActcttaattcatatttttagaatatttgtaaaaaatgaagtagaaaaacacacacacatattAAAGGTCGTAATTTAATATGTAAGCAACGGAGACacaaaaacgatatttttttaaatttagtagtGAGGAATGTGGGATACAAAGTATGATTGTGTGATGAAAGTTGAAGATGTCtcaaattatcaattttcttcttctcgTACGGTGATTAAAGAAGGctactttaatttctttgtaattttgcatttactaataaaattattatattttattttgaaattactttgaaCACTGTTTTGATATTATCTTCTGAGTGAAAGTAAAATAGTGAttgttgtttgaaatttttttttcttataaatcttttattttccgcaagaagtatttttagatattacaaatttattcttGATTTAACCATTCTTAATTCTCTTTATCTGCATTTTtcaggagaaaaaaatgttatttctttaatgtttagTACAAATTATGCAAGCTTCgcattactttgtttttatttcatactttttaaattacctgCCAAGTGGgcccaaagataatttattctCTATTTTGTGTCACGAAGCTGAAAATTATCTCTAATCGAtgcatttttgcttttatgCGTTAGagtttaatttacttcaaaacaacgatatatttttttttcgattgaagtacagatattttttaaagcaagaagagaaaacatcaatatgtttgatttttgtgatatttttaattaaattaatttctattctattttacaattgattattttatacaagCATAAAATTGTTCGTATTAATTGAGATTCTCTCCCATTATTTactgtctgaaaaaaaaatttataaacatggctaaaatattttcatcaaattatttatgaagttaaaatgTAATCGAACGAAATTATCCATATAAACTTCTGCTAAGCGTCACCAGTTTTTGTGACCACTAACGAGAAAAAAGTgcgataaaaacttttaaattcagaGAAGAGAATATGGACATGTCGAACATGTGAAGATGAACAtgccaaaaatttttgaaacatgcaAATTCTTTCCTTctaattttctaagttttatgTCACACTCTCTTCTCCTTAATGATCACAAAAATGGAGACACTTGGTAAAAGTCTAGCGTCGtaattttttgcacttaaaatatcgttccaattccattttagtttttttgctgTATGAATTACGTTtcgttttaagaaaaagttagtTACCTCGTTAGTTAGCTAAGTTAGTTAAGTGGATGTTGCCAtatggaaatttcaaaattttttcgctGTAAATGTAACCGCGAAAGCTGCGTAATGGTTTTTATCATCATCCATGAGCGCATAATATCtgtgtacaaaattttattctgttcaggggagaaatttttattcacaaattcCCCacttataactaatttaaaattttgaagcataGAAAAAGATAGTTCGGAGAAATCTAGAataagccatgaagtttcaaattctgaaaagaaaatttttaaaatatcaagatgaaaataaattatgaaaagataacTTAGTATGACGCGATGGAGATgttctcttccaataatttacttgcattttgatattttgaaaaaaaaaaatttcagcaattgaaactaaAGCTTTATAACTTTCACAAGGTTTGAATGAACTCactttttcgttatttaaaatttgaaattggaaATAGCATTACAGAGGGTCATATGTgaacataaaagtaatttcataataaccattatatatatatatctattatatataattttgctttttaagttAACTGGACTAAAGATTTGATTTACTTctttatattaaagttaaaattataatattaatcttaACAACCCTCAGatatcaagaaagaaaaaaaataacgtagaaaatataaataaaatgatttagtcaaattttaaacttttttatgagtgtattcagcttaaaaatttaaatgcacatAAGCATTATGAAAaggaatgtatttttaatattggtatcattttttgaatttatctctttttatgACTAAAACGTAAgtcaaattaaagttttaaaacatttttgaaaaataaaaatattatcaatgttCATAGATAGATTTTAGATGGATAGATAGATGTTCATAGATGACATTTAGAACTAAGtccttaaaatgttaaaaaaatattacttttctaaatttaataacacactgagaaaaaaaaatggttctgGCTCTATGGTTGATAACTTTTCTCTTTGGTAATGCCAAtggtaaaatcaacaataaaataaggcTTTATGATGtgaatttgataaatgtttaaaactttttataataatatcttggcatagaaaccatttattcggttaaatttaattttcagttttgcatttcttACTCATGTGcagcaataaaaactttttataacccGAATTTCGTCAAACGGTTATCATATGagcgaaaaaattaccaaatgattggtttatcttatatttttgttttattaatcagaactatttttcattctttcagAAACGTCATTACCATATAATAcggtaattttgccagaatttttttctccgtgtagtaagaaataaagaaagcacaatatggaaaaatttgagATTTCTTTTCAACCAAGGACAAGGGGGACCTTTCGCAAAAGgccattatttaattatctcgCTGTTTagcaattgaccccactctcccctacttttaGTTTAGAGGTAAGACTATGGAAACAATTTCTTGATAACTATtagatttgatatttttagtaagTTGTATATTCGATGTATACTAAGTAAAACTCTACATATATTTGTATTGGGATTAATATTGGTAGAATATATGCTaacttaataaatgaatatacatTTTCTACTCACGGACTGTATATTGATTACAGTATAAAGTTGGGTTTACAACATTAAGTAGATACCCTTTGATTACAGTATAAAGCAGGGACTCCAAccctttccttttttaataccGACTTTAAATCAATCACTGCCTCGGCTTTGCGACAGGAGCTAGATTGAAATTTACTTAGTAATGCTcattataacataattaaatattagaatattcaTAAACTAAATCTTTCGATGTAATTATTCATTCTTACCTTCTACCATACagcaataaagatttaaataaccattactcaaattatttttcaagagttAATAATCGTTACCGGAAGtgtgatgaaaaaaatgttttgatttctgAAAAGAGGAAAAACCTAAATAAAACAACCAAATCATTGCAAATGACTATTCTACATAATAGAACCGCGAGAATAATAATTCCgtgaaaactaaacaaaattaagttgGAGAAATCGGATAATAATGcaattaaggaataaaattgttgtaatgggatttatgagcaaaatttacatttctctGTTTGTTGCAtgtttaccaaaaaaaaaaaaaaaaaaaactgctgaatttaaaataatttttttccaactagaACTATCGATGACCCATCTTGAAGGActtaacccccccccccccaagttCGGTTCGTGACTCACGCTTAGGGATATCCTGGTATAAACAAACACGTGCTGATATAGATCACgtgttgtttactttttaatgtaacCAAACAGTCCaagtaaaaatatcagtttcattacaaattatatttcagaaggtttttttaaagaaatttgattgagtgtatactttttgtactacgaaaatatacttttaatagcAAACGTAATTATTCACCccaccttaaattttttttttcaatgtatatattgttataaaacaaaCTGGAATAAATTGTAAGAActaatttattcaaagtatGACATACctgtgtaaataaaaagtactatCTCATCAAGTAATGAATGAAGACAATCTGCTTTTACTTTCCTTCAATATCGAAAGCAACAATCGTGAAGACATCTTTCTGTAGAATCTGGCTTTTCTGAATGGTTATTTTCACTCATGAATATGTAATGATAAGAAGGAGGAGCCAACGAACTTTAGAACCGCCCTCGAAATTGTCCCACTGACTTTTTCTCCCATTGATTGGCTGCTGTGTTTGCGAATGAAGTGGCGTTCTATGGAGTTGGGAAAGCCACCGTTTTCCTTGGTTAGATCTGATCAGTGTTGAGCTATTTTCCTGCATGCCTCGAAGTGTATTTTCGATTTAGTGTAAGAGTTGTATTTTTAAGACGGTGTCGTTGAACCAATGCGCTATCATATGGCTTCCGAGCAGGGCTCCAGAAGCGAGGCCATCTCTTTGACCAACGGAAGCTTTATAATGAATGGTGTCCCACACGGGGCTCTTGTCCCGCGGCCAGGTTACTGTTCTTCTCAGGACATCGTGTGTTCACCTCTCATGAATGTTTCTTCTCGCGAGCCAAAACTGGATTCTTTAGTGTCCGTTGATTCGGATAGTGATTTACAAGACAGTGATTTCGATTCTGGAGGAATTGCTGAAGCAGACACAACAGATACTTCTGTAGATCCCGCATCTGAGCGTTTGGACAGTAATAAAGATGATCCTGGAAAAGATGGAAAGGGACATCTGGTCAAACCCCCTTATTCTTACATTGCATTGATTACGATGGCAATTTTGCATTCACCAGAGAAAAAGCTGACTCTAAGTGGAATTTGCGAATTTATTCGTAATCGCTTTAGCTTTTACAAGGCTAAGTTTCCTGCATGGCAAAATTCAATCCGCCACAATTTATCATTGAATgattgctttataaaaataccTCGCACACCTGAATGTCCAGGAAAAGGGAATTACTGGTCTCTTGATCCAAATGCTGAGGGGATGTTCGACAACGGAAGTTTTTTAAGACGGCGAAAGCGTTATAAAAGAGCATCCCCTTATATAAAAGACGCATCTGCTTTCATGGCGGCTACACTGGATCCATATAGACATGGTCTCTTTGCTGGTCATCCTCATGTAGCTTTAGGCTATCCTTACATGCCTCAATTGCCTCCCCCGGTACCACTCTTGACACCCCAGGACTTAGCAAGAGTCACCCTTCACCCTATAAACCTAGGGGCGATACAGCACTCTTTAGCGGGTGTGTGCGCTGGACCCGCTCCGATATTCGATAACTCCGGCGATGTCACCACCACCTCACCCCAGTGTACCAAAGTTGCGCATCCTCCCAAACCGAGCTTCTCCATCGAAAGGATAATTGGGGAAGCCAAAACGGCTGATGTGAAGCCGGAGATGCTACGCCCCAATATGCCGATTTTGTCCCGTGGGCCACCCCTTGATACACCGTATGGCTGTCATCCCTTGGAAAAGTATCGACAGTACTTGCAGACGTTCACATCTCTTGAAGCTAATGGTACATGGTCACGATGACCCAAAACTCTTCCATCACTGTAGTGATGTCACTTATAGAAAAAGCACATAATTTCTGTTGTTAGAAAATACATTCATGGATGTCACTTTTAAGAATCCGTTAAATCTGGAATTCATTTATGTTCCAAATAACTGCACTCATTATTTTTActggaaatatttaaagtgataatCTCGCTGGACGAACAATTGTCTCAGCTTTCCAAAGTCTTCGAGAAAGAATAAAACCAGGCACAATTTGCAATCTTTGTTTCAAAGGTTGATAAGTTCCagtaaaagaactaaaaataccAGTTAGAAAAGGTTATTACTCAGTTATGGTAATTCTTTTGGAATTTAAAGCTAGTcatcattttcaatttcagataTATAAAGTAATATGCTTTTGAATggtaaaaatgtctttatttaagatcattatgttttgttactaaaatgtttttagtttaagtGAAAAGCACATTGTGCTTGTATTTTTCTGCTATTTATTCAATAGCGATGCCCATAATCCAAGcttaatttagattttgaaagaaattaagagttttattgatttatcgTTTTTCAATCGAAGTTGTGTCttatcttttttgaaataaatcattcaaaattaacaattattaaattatatagattgtttactttgaaattcaatttttaactatgCAGTATTCCAAATACGCGCATACGATGTTTTATACTAAGGGCtaaattgtataatattattgaaagaaactaaaaaaagttgACATAACAtcgaaatgtatattttatactgtaatttgtattttatttctaaggttaattaagtaatttactTATACAgaacatttaaattgtaagttttaagagttcatttcatatttataatcttgaattttattgaattaaataagttttgacTAATATAGTAAGCTTACTGAGTTAAAAGTAAGTGCTGAGTAATGAGTTTACTgagttaaataagtaaattttaattataagcaaataattataatttttgccatcagataaaaaatataatttaattgatgTACTAGAAATATTTAACTGATATTTCCGATGCAGCCTGATAATTTTAGATGAAAATCTTAGATGAATACTTTAgcaaagttaaaataagaaagtggttgGAATTCATGAAAgctattaatcattttttaaatttatttaaagctttgtGCGCAATGGTATAATATGTTCACTGTTAGcatgttctttaaatttgagaattcgttttcaaaatatcacttACACTGTTAGAAAAACATGTTGAATCATAATATAGTTCTAATAAGTTGAAACATATTATCGTGCTTCATAAGTTTCgatattataaattagaaacttGGTTCAATTTAACAACTTATTCAGGCTGTAGCAAATTTACGCCCTATTATGGTTTGATATTAAGGTTCAACATTGAACCGagttttttaacagtgtagtcagcattttattaaataactatattttataataatattcaaattaacattgatatatatatagtgcACTATAGTTATTTATGAagtttatgaaacatttttattcacctGATAAAAACTTAAGTTTCAAACTGCTTAATTACTTAGAAAATAgtcaaaaaagatattttttcatacttttcaatCAATAGTATCTGAATTTTGAATAGCTACTTTGCTACAAGCTATTGCCGattcaataaatgaatttattcaatagtggtaaattattttccaaaatatatttaatctcaGTTCATTCTAAATTACTGACAAGGTTTCTAGTTTTCAAggtttctaatttaattaattctcaattgatatatatttacttctaagtaaatttaatttgatgttaggaattaactttttatattcaagttctttattattaatttttttcattgttttcagtCATTAATTGTCAAATTGAAAAGGTAAAAGTAATTAgtattaaacataaaagtacTTTTAGACTTcagaataaactttataaaatatttctaacctCTAACATGAGCTTTACTAACATTATTTTGTTATGAGAtggtttaaatatgaaaaaaagttaaaaaacatgtAGTACAAAAGTCGATCATTTACTTGTCTTTTCATGTTagggaaaaatttaatattcattcaaataactatttctaaatttgaagaaaatttaatttttaaaataacttcaagaattgaaatatttaaaaatctttgctACTATGCCTAcaaaaaacaatcttttaatCAGGAATAATTCTCGTTATTCACCGGCAAAACTCCGGAAGGAAATGCCGGTCTTCTCTCCAGAAATTagtgatattttgatttttaagggTGCATTATGAAAG
This region of Parasteatoda tepidariorum isolate YZ-2023 chromosome X1, CAS_Ptep_4.0, whole genome shotgun sequence genomic DNA includes:
- the LOC107455479 gene encoding forkhead box protein D3-like, with amino-acid sequence MRYHMASEQGSRSEAISLTNGSFIMNGVPHGALVPRPGYCSSQDIVCSPLMNVSSREPKLDSLVSVDSDSDLQDSDFDSGGIAEADTTDTSVDPASERLDSNKDDPGKDGKGHLVKPPYSYIALITMAILHSPEKKLTLSGICEFIRNRFSFYKAKFPAWQNSIRHNLSLNDCFIKIPRTPECPGKGNYWSLDPNAEGMFDNGSFLRRRKRYKRASPYIKDASAFMAATLDPYRHGLFAGHPHVALGYPYMPQLPPPVPLLTPQDLARVTLHPINLGAIQHSLAGVCAGPAPIFDNSGDVTTTSPQCTKVAHPPKPSFSIERIIGEAKTADVKPEMLRPNMPILSRGPPLDTPYGCHPLEKYRQYLQTFTSLEANGTWSR